A window from Planctomycetota bacterium encodes these proteins:
- a CDS encoding uroporphyrinogen decarboxylase family protein yields MNGRQRFLKIARGELRGELFLPCDLNYSWFMDETLERWRREGLPPGADPREFFGLDRVAFAGGSPYSVVPPFEPRVLADEGDTQVVRDELGITKRVWKHHAASNMPQWLDFPIKSRRDWEAFRERLDPRSPERWPRDWARAEREWTSRDYPLGLGPGSFFGHTLQRWCGTENLCLLFYDDPRLVHDMLDHLEWFFLELVKGYVAHVPFDFASFGEDIAFKGRSFISPGLFREFLQPRYVRICQALRASGIETIFVDSDGFIDELIPLWLEVGINGFSPLEVAAGEDALALKRRYGRNIVLAGNLDKRALTRGKAAIEREAAKAHRLLDLGGYFPAVDHSVPPDVPLDSFVHLLRALRGA; encoded by the coding sequence CGGTTCCTGAAGATCGCCCGTGGGGAGCTCAGGGGCGAGCTGTTCCTGCCCTGCGACCTCAACTATTCGTGGTTCATGGACGAGACGCTCGAGCGCTGGCGCCGCGAGGGCCTGCCGCCGGGGGCCGACCCGCGGGAGTTCTTCGGCCTCGACCGCGTGGCCTTCGCCGGCGGCTCACCCTACTCGGTGGTGCCGCCCTTCGAGCCCCGCGTGCTTGCCGACGAGGGCGACACCCAGGTCGTCCGCGACGAACTGGGCATCACGAAGCGCGTCTGGAAGCACCACGCCGCCTCCAACATGCCGCAGTGGCTCGACTTCCCCATCAAGTCGCGCCGCGATTGGGAGGCGTTCCGCGAGCGCCTCGACCCGCGCTCGCCCGAACGCTGGCCGAGGGACTGGGCGCGCGCCGAACGCGAGTGGACGAGCCGCGACTACCCGCTGGGTCTCGGCCCCGGCAGCTTCTTCGGCCACACCCTCCAGCGTTGGTGCGGCACCGAGAACCTCTGCCTGCTCTTCTACGACGACCCGCGCCTGGTCCACGACATGCTCGACCACCTCGAATGGTTCTTCCTCGAACTCGTGAAGGGCTACGTGGCGCACGTGCCGTTCGACTTCGCTTCGTTCGGCGAGGACATCGCCTTCAAGGGCCGCTCGTTCATCTCGCCCGGGCTCTTTCGCGAGTTTCTCCAGCCGCGCTACGTCCGCATCTGCCAGGCTCTGCGGGCCAGCGGCATCGAGACGATTTTCGTGGACAGCGATGGCTTCATTGACGAACTCATCCCCCTGTGGCTCGAAGTGGGCATCAACGGCTTCTCGCCGCTCGAGGTGGCCGCGGGCGAGGACGCCCTTGCGCTCAAGCGGCGCTACGGCCGCAACATCGTCCTCGCCGGCAACCTGGACAAGCGTGCCCTCACCCGAGGCAAGGCAGCCATTGAGCGCGAGGCCGCCAAGGCCCACCGCCTGCTCGACCTCGGCGGCTACTTCCCCGCGGTGGACCACTCGGTGCCGCCCGACGTGCCGCTCGACAGCTTCGTCCACCTCCTCCGCGCCCTGCGCGGCGCTTGA